CCAAAAGGCGATGGTATTGTTCGTATTCAACGTCAAACGAGCGGCCGTAAAGGAAAAGGCGTTTGTGTTATTACAGGGTTAGATTTAGATGATAAAGCTTTAGTTTCATTAGCTTCTGAACTTAAACGCCGTTCAGGCTGTGGTGGTTCAGTGAAAAATGGTATTATAGAAATTCAAGGCGATAATCGTGATCAACTTAAACAAATATTAGAGCAAAAAGGGTTTAACGTAAAATTTTCAGGCGGTTAATAAAAACGGTAAGTTATTTATTACATA
This portion of the Vespertiliibacter pulmonis genome encodes:
- the yciH gene encoding stress response translation initiation inhibitor YciH — its product is MTLVYSTETGRILPEKSKIERPKGDGIVRIQRQTSGRKGKGVCVITGLDLDDKALVSLASELKRRSGCGGSVKNGIIEIQGDNRDQLKQILEQKGFNVKFSGG